In Mastomys coucha isolate ucsf_1 unplaced genomic scaffold, UCSF_Mcou_1 pScaffold5, whole genome shotgun sequence, one genomic interval encodes:
- the Gm2a gene encoding ganglioside GM2 activator: protein MHREPLLLLLGLLLSGSVAPARHGPKRPSRLGGFSWDNCDEGKDPAVINSLTVQPDPIVVPGDVVVSIEGKTSVPLTSPQKVELTVEKEVAGFWVKIPCVEQLGSCSYENMCDLIDQYIPPGESCPEPLHTYGLPCHCPFKEGTYSLPMSNFTLPDLELPSWLSTGNYRIQSILSSGGKRLGCIKIAASLKGR, encoded by the exons ATGCACCGCGAACCGCTGCTGCTCCTACTGGGCTTGCTGCTCTCAGGCTCCGTTGCCCCTGCGCGCCACGGCCCGAAGCGC CCTTCCCGCCTTGGCGGCTTCTCCTGGGATAACTGTGACGAAGGAAAGGACCCTGCAGTGATCAACAGCCTCACGGTCCAACCTGACCCCATTGTTGTTCCTGGAGATGTGGTCGTCAGCATTGAGGGCAAGACCAGCGTTCCCCTCACTTCTCCTCAGAAG GTGGAGCTCACCGTGGAGAAGGAAGTGGCTGGCTTCTGGGTCAAGATTCCTTGTGTGGAACAGCTAGGCAGTTGTAGCTACGAGAACATGTGTGACCTGATAGACCAATACATTCCACCTGGAGAGAGCTGCCCAGAGCCCCTGCACACCTACGGGCTGCCCTGCCATTGTCCCTTCAAGGAA GGCACCTACTCACTGCCCATGAGCAACTTCACACTGCCTGACCTGGAGCTTCCGAGCTGGCTGAGCACAGGCAACTACCGAATCCAGAGTATCTTGAGCAGTGGTGGGAAGCGCCTGGGCTGCATCAAGATTGCCGCCTCTCTCAAGGGCAGATAA